One Pseudochaenichthys georgianus chromosome 7, fPseGeo1.2, whole genome shotgun sequence DNA segment encodes these proteins:
- the LOC117449153 gene encoding cytochrome P450 3A30-like: MGYLPDLSIETWTLIVICLTLIAIYGYAPYGLFKKLGIRGPKPMPFIGTFLGYTKGIHNFDTECYQKYGKMWGLYDGRQPIIATMDTAMIKAVLVKECYSVFTNRRDLGLNGPLRDAVPMVEDEQWKRIRSVLSPSFTSGRLKEMYPIMLQHSGNLIQSLHNKVEAEEVIDVKDVFGPYSMDVVTSTAFSVDIDSINNPSDPFVSNIKRMVKFNFLNPLLVLIVLFPFLRGIFEKMDVSFFPAEVTRFFYNFLASIKSDRNNKEHKNRVDFMQLMVDSQSSKNKDNASSNKGLTDHEILSQAMIFIFAGYETSSSTLGFVAYTLATHPEIQKILQEEIDETLPEKDRPTYEAAMQMEYLEMVINEAMRLYPIANRLERMAKSSVEINGVTIPKGTVIMVPIYTLHRDPDLWSEPEAFKPERFSKENKANIDPYAFLPFGAGPRNCIGMRFALLMMKLALVEILQNFSFVTCKETDIPMELGVDEFTTPKNPIKLKLVPRATVADSPSS; this comes from the exons ATGGGATACCTCCCAGATCTTTCCATCGAGACCTGGACTTTAATAGTAATTTGCTTAACCCTAATCGCAAT ATATGGATATGCTCCATATGGCCTTTTCAAGAAACTAGGCATCCGTGGACCCAAACCTATGCCCTTTATTGGGACCTTTTTGGGGTACACAAAG GGCATTCACAATTTCGACACAGAATGctatcagaaatatggaaagatGTGGGG GTTGTACGATGGCAGGCAGCCAATAATCGCTACGATGGACACAGCTATGATCAAAGCAGTCTTGGTTAAGGAGTGTTATTCTGTCTTCACTAACAGACGG GATCTGGGCCTAAATGGACCCTTACGTGATGCCGTACCAATGGTAGAAGATGAACAATGGAAGAGGATTCGCAGTGTACTCTCACCGTCATTCACCAGCGGTCGCCTGAAAGAG ATGTATCCGATAATGTTGCAGCACTCAGGTAATCTGATCCAGAGCCTTCACAATAAAGTAGAGGCAGAAGAAGTCATAGATGTTAAAGA TGTATTTGGACCATACAGTATGGATGTTGTGACCAGCACTGCCTTCAGTGTGGACATTGATTCCATCAACAATCCCTCTGATCCTTTTGTATCAAACATAAAGAGAATGGTCAAGTTCAACTTCCTGAATCCCTTGCTTGTGCTTATCG TTCTGTTTCCATTCTTGAGAGGAATTTTTGAAAAGATGGATGTGTCATTCTTCCCTGCTGAAGTGACAAGGTTCTTCTACAACTTTCTAGCATCTATCAAATCAGACCGGAATAATAAAGAACATAAG AATCGAGTGGATTTCATGCAGTTGATGGTGGACTCTCAAAGTTCAAAGAACAAAGACAATGCAAGCTCCAACAAAG gaCTGACTGATCACGAGATCCTGTCCCAGGCAATGATATTCATCTTTGCTGGCTATGAAACCAGTAGCAGCACACTTGGATTTGTAGCCTACACCCTGGCAACACACCCTGAAATCCAAAAGATCTTGCAAGAGGAGATTGATGAAACCTTACCAGAAAAG GATCGGCCAACCTATGAAGCAGCGATGCAGATGGAATACCTGGAGATGGTGATTAATGAGGCGATGAGGCTGTACCCTATTGCTAATCGATTGGAGAGAATGGCAAAGTCCTCCGTGGAGATTAACGGTGTGACCATCCCTAAAGGAACTGTCATAATGGTGCCAATTTACACTCTACACCGTGACCCTGATCTGTGGTCTGAGCCTGAGGCTTTCAAACCTGAAAG GTTCAGCAAAGAGAACAAAGCCAACATAGATCCATATGCTTTCCTGCCCTTTGGAGCAGGGCCAAGGAACTGTATTGGCATGCGATTTGCTCTCTTGATGATGAAGTTGGCTCTGGTAGAGATACTTCAGAACTTCAGCTTTGTCACTTGCAAGGAGACAGAT ATTCCAATGGAGCTGGGAGTTGATGAATTCACTACCCCCAAGAATCCCATCAAACTGAAGCTGGTGCCCAGAGCAACCGTTGCCGATTCTCCCTCAAGCTAA